A single Tenacibaculum sp. Bg11-29 DNA region contains:
- a CDS encoding Crp/Fnr family transcriptional regulator: MVNIRTYLEKSLLINDSDWEFFTSRLVLRKVKKRTKLLEVGEIENYISFIDKGVVRFFIPKEDKEKEITFGFCFSDEFISAYDSFLTQSPSLYELETLTDLEMWSMSYEDLQEVYKETSIGNALGRISSERLYLIKSKREQSLLNETAEERYLKLFDERPKLIKEIPLKYIASYIGVTAQALSRIRKRIT; this comes from the coding sequence ATAGTAAATATTAGAACTTACCTAGAAAAATCACTTTTGATTAATGATAGTGATTGGGAATTTTTTACCTCTAGATTAGTCCTAAGAAAAGTAAAAAAACGCACAAAACTATTAGAAGTAGGAGAAATAGAAAATTATATTTCTTTTATTGATAAAGGTGTTGTGCGTTTTTTTATACCAAAAGAAGATAAAGAAAAGGAAATTACTTTTGGGTTTTGTTTTAGTGATGAGTTTATAAGTGCTTATGATTCTTTTTTAACGCAATCTCCTTCACTATATGAGTTAGAAACACTTACCGATTTAGAAATGTGGAGTATGTCGTATGAAGATTTGCAAGAGGTGTACAAAGAAACTAGTATAGGAAATGCATTAGGACGGATATCTTCAGAACGATTGTATTTAATAAAATCTAAAAGAGAACAATCGTTGTTAAATGAAACAGCAGAAGAACGTTATCTTAAATTATTTGATGAACGACCAAAGCTAATTAAAGAAATTCCATTAAAATATATAGCATCTTATATAGGGGTTACAGCGCAGGCTTTAAGTAGAATTAGAAAACGAATTACTTAA
- a CDS encoding ABC transporter ATP-binding protein produces the protein MKYLDTVSNKNKKKPKVSISKAFKTIIWPKRGLVFIGLILIVVSRLASLVAPLKIKSLLDNVIPNKDYDELYYLLFIVGAAILIQAITSFLLTRILSVQAQYLISELRAKVQKKVLSLPISFFDNTKSGALVSRIMSDVEGVRNLMGTGLVQLVGGTITAVISMILLIKISPSMTLFVLIPVAVFGLIALKAFKYIRPIFRNRGVINAEVKGRLTETLAGVRVIKAFNAEKQENESFEKGVDLLFQNVKKSLTATAIMTSSATFLLGIASTGIMGIGGYKIMAGELTVGDFLSFTFLLGLMIAPIIQMSNIGSQLTEALAGLDRTEELMNMEAEGDDEERVIELGDVKGELVFENVSFSYEEGKEVLKDISFQVPSGTVTALVGSSGSGKSTIAGLSATFLNPKSGKVTIDNHDMSKVQLSSYRKNLGVVLQDEFLFEGTIRENILFPRPNATEEELQNAVKAAYVNEFTDRFDDGLNTLIGERGVKLSGGQRQRLAIARAILANPKIIILDEATSSLDTESEALIQKSLSELIKNRTTIVIAHRLSTIKQADQILVIEAGSIVERGTHDELIAEKGRYFELYTYQAKI, from the coding sequence ATGAAGTACCTAGATACAGTATCAAATAAGAATAAAAAGAAACCAAAAGTTTCTATTAGTAAAGCATTTAAAACCATTATATGGCCTAAAAGAGGATTGGTGTTTATTGGGTTAATATTAATAGTGGTGAGTAGATTGGCAAGTTTGGTTGCACCATTAAAAATTAAATCATTGTTAGATAATGTAATCCCTAATAAAGATTATGATGAATTATATTATTTATTATTTATTGTTGGTGCTGCTATTTTAATACAAGCTATAACATCTTTTTTATTAACACGTATATTAAGTGTTCAAGCCCAGTATTTAATTTCAGAACTACGAGCAAAAGTTCAAAAAAAGGTATTGTCTTTACCAATAAGCTTTTTTGATAATACAAAATCTGGAGCTTTGGTTTCTAGAATTATGAGCGATGTAGAAGGGGTTCGTAATTTAATGGGAACAGGATTGGTTCAATTAGTTGGTGGAACAATTACAGCAGTAATTTCTATGATTCTATTGATTAAAATAAGTCCATCGATGACATTATTTGTATTAATTCCTGTAGCTGTATTTGGATTGATTGCTTTAAAAGCATTTAAGTATATCAGACCTATATTTAGAAATAGAGGTGTAATAAACGCTGAGGTAAAAGGACGATTAACAGAAACCTTGGCTGGTGTACGAGTAATTAAAGCCTTTAATGCAGAAAAGCAAGAAAATGAGTCTTTTGAAAAGGGAGTTGATCTTTTATTTCAAAATGTAAAAAAGAGTTTAACAGCAACAGCTATTATGACTAGTTCTGCAACGTTTTTATTAGGAATTGCTTCTACAGGAATTATGGGAATTGGAGGTTATAAAATAATGGCAGGTGAGTTAACTGTTGGAGATTTTTTATCATTTACTTTTTTATTAGGACTAATGATTGCTCCTATTATACAGATGAGTAACATTGGTAGCCAATTAACAGAAGCTTTAGCTGGTTTAGATAGAACAGAGGAGTTAATGAATATGGAGGCTGAAGGAGATGATGAGGAAAGAGTTATTGAACTAGGAGATGTTAAAGGAGAACTTGTTTTTGAAAATGTTTCTTTTTCTTATGAAGAGGGAAAAGAAGTGTTAAAAGATATTAGTTTTCAGGTTCCGTCAGGAACTGTAACCGCTTTGGTTGGTAGTTCAGGTTCAGGAAAATCTACAATTGCTGGTTTATCAGCAACTTTTTTAAATCCAAAATCAGGAAAAGTAACAATTGACAACCATGACATGTCAAAAGTTCAATTAAGTTCTTATAGAAAAAACTTAGGAGTTGTTTTACAAGATGAATTTTTGTTTGAAGGAACTATTAGAGAAAATATTTTATTTCCAAGACCAAATGCAACCGAAGAGGAGTTACAAAATGCTGTAAAAGCTGCGTATGTAAATGAATTTACCGATCGTTTTGATGATGGATTAAATACATTAATCGGTGAAAGAGGGGTTAAGTTATCAGGAGGTCAACGACAACGTTTGGCAATTGCAAGAGCTATTTTAGCGAACCCGAAAATTATTATTTTAGATGAAGCTACTTCTAGTTTAGATACAGAAAGTGAAGCACTAATTCAAAAAAGTTTATCAGAGTTAATAAAAAATAGAACGACCATCGTAATTGCGCATAGGTTAAGTACCATTAAACAAGCAGATCAAATACTAGTTATTGAAGCAGGATCGATAGTTGAAAGAGGTACACATGATGAATTGATAGCTGAAAAAGGTAGATATTTTGAGTTATATACCTATCAAGCGAAAATTTAA
- a CDS encoding response regulator, with product MTDKKYTALIIDDHPLISEAYKSAFTYIDQQNENISFDVSVAHNCDTAFAFIKECAESHKNVDVIFLDMRLPASADGKILSGEDLGLLINKMLPEAKIIVSTTFNDNYRVHSILKNINPDGFLVKNDITPQELVTAIQEVINEPPYYSKTIMKLLRSQISNDYLIDDIDRKIIYELSIGTRMKDLPNNVPLSITAIEKRKRHIKQLFGVNSSDDKDLILIARDKGFI from the coding sequence ATGACAGATAAAAAATACACTGCTTTAATTATTGATGATCACCCATTAATTTCTGAAGCCTATAAAAGTGCTTTTACCTACATAGACCAACAAAATGAAAATATTTCGTTTGATGTATCTGTTGCCCATAATTGTGACACTGCCTTTGCTTTTATTAAAGAATGTGCGGAGTCACATAAAAATGTTGATGTCATTTTTTTAGATATGAGACTTCCTGCTTCTGCGGATGGCAAAATATTATCTGGTGAAGATCTAGGGTTATTAATTAATAAAATGTTACCTGAAGCTAAAATAATAGTTTCTACAACTTTTAATGATAATTATAGAGTACATAGTATTTTAAAGAACATAAATCCTGATGGCTTTCTTGTTAAAAACGACATTACTCCACAAGAATTAGTTACCGCAATACAAGAGGTTATTAATGAACCTCCTTATTATAGTAAAACAATAATGAAGCTTCTTCGAAGTCAAATTAGTAATGATTACTTAATCGATGATATTGATAGAAAAATTATTTATGAATTATCGATAGGTACTCGAATGAAAGATTTACCTAATAATGTACCATTATCAATTACTGCTATTGAAAAAAGAAAACGTCATATAAAACAACTTTTTGGTGTTAACAGTTCTGATGATAAAGATTTAATTTTAATAGCGCGAGATAAAGGTTTTATTTAA
- a CDS encoding ATP-binding protein: MKSIKKIALFIFFLSIGNQLCFSASKYFKFQNDSIKIWIKKAKNKKLDSTSRSNFLVKSYNYILNNKKQLPLKLSSIAYEFYELKDTISFFKVNKIALNSAIKNKHTYAIGDTHWNYATYYINLEIYDKAYFHFNKAYDIFIKENNKKEASVILFGMARIKGNYRDYVGSEILTVKAIQLFKELNNYYDLYGSYNHLGLLQHDIKEYDKAIFYYKKSLTYFKKSKKSKKKYPGIYTNIANAFLEKQQYSKALKYYNKDIKSQKLKKNQYARALNNKAYCKLLMKDTLNIKRDFFKALKIRDSIGHKTDILFSKINISDYYKYVKDTTNALQYSKEANLLAKKIRNSRDYLTTLKQLANLDTKNTKKYLDRYIEFNDSLISAERRTQNKFTRIEFETDEYIEETERLNQQQIWILVTSVSGILILSLLYFLRVQKVKNEKLQLESEQQKANEEVYILTLQQKAKLEEEKVKERNRISEELHDGVLGKLFGTRFGLGFLNIKGDDDVLEKHQSLLNELQDIEKEIRDVSHKLNDNFNSDTVNFTFIITQLLKDKSELGGFTYDFNIDNEISWKTTNEVTKANIYRIIQEALQNILKHAKAEKVTLAFSKDDQHIIIELKDNGVGFNSKKGKKGIGIKNIRSRVKKLNGSVEFLSELSKGTSLIIKIPYKFE; encoded by the coding sequence TTGAAATCTATCAAAAAAATTGCCCTTTTTATATTTTTCCTGTCTATAGGAAATCAATTGTGCTTTTCTGCTTCCAAGTATTTTAAATTTCAAAATGACAGCATTAAAATTTGGATAAAAAAAGCGAAAAACAAAAAATTAGATAGTACTTCTAGATCTAACTTTTTAGTAAAGTCATATAACTACATTCTAAATAATAAAAAACAGCTTCCTTTAAAACTTAGTTCTATTGCCTATGAGTTTTATGAATTAAAAGATACTATATCATTTTTTAAAGTAAATAAAATAGCTTTAAACTCTGCTATAAAAAATAAACACACCTATGCTATTGGAGATACTCATTGGAATTATGCTACTTATTATATAAATTTAGAAATATATGATAAAGCCTATTTCCATTTTAATAAAGCTTATGACATCTTTATTAAAGAAAATAATAAAAAAGAAGCTTCAGTAATTCTATTTGGTATGGCTCGTATTAAAGGTAATTACAGAGACTACGTGGGTAGTGAAATATTAACTGTAAAAGCAATTCAGCTTTTCAAAGAATTAAATAATTATTATGATTTATATGGTTCTTACAATCATTTAGGGCTATTACAACACGATATCAAAGAATATGATAAAGCTATTTTTTATTATAAAAAATCTTTAACATATTTTAAAAAAAGTAAAAAAAGTAAAAAAAAATATCCTGGAATTTATACTAATATAGCTAATGCTTTCTTAGAAAAGCAACAATACTCTAAAGCTTTAAAATATTATAATAAAGATATTAAAAGTCAAAAACTTAAAAAAAACCAATATGCTAGGGCACTTAATAATAAAGCCTATTGTAAATTGCTAATGAAAGATACTCTTAATATAAAAAGAGACTTTTTCAAAGCTTTAAAAATAAGAGATAGCATTGGTCATAAAACAGACATTCTTTTTTCTAAAATTAATATTTCTGACTATTATAAATATGTAAAAGACACCACCAATGCTTTACAATATTCAAAAGAAGCAAATCTCTTAGCTAAAAAGATAAGAAACAGTAGGGATTATTTAACCACCTTAAAACAATTAGCAAACCTAGATACTAAAAATACTAAAAAGTACTTAGATCGTTATATTGAATTTAATGATAGTTTGATTAGTGCAGAACGTAGAACACAAAACAAATTTACTCGTATAGAATTTGAAACTGATGAATATATTGAAGAAACCGAACGTTTAAATCAACAACAAATTTGGATACTTGTAACAAGTGTTTCAGGGATACTTATTTTAAGCTTATTATACTTCTTACGCGTACAAAAAGTAAAAAATGAAAAACTTCAATTAGAAAGTGAACAACAAAAAGCAAATGAAGAAGTGTATATTTTAACGCTTCAGCAAAAAGCAAAACTAGAAGAAGAAAAGGTTAAAGAACGTAATAGAATATCTGAAGAATTGCACGATGGTGTATTGGGTAAACTTTTTGGAACACGTTTTGGTTTAGGTTTTTTAAACATAAAAGGAGACGATGATGTTTTAGAAAAACATCAATCACTTCTAAATGAGTTACAAGACATTGAGAAAGAAATTAGAGATGTTTCTCATAAATTAAATGATAATTTTAATAGCGATACCGTTAACTTTACCTTTATAATAACACAACTTTTAAAAGATAAAAGCGAACTCGGAGGTTTTACCTATGATTTTAATATAGATAACGAAATTTCATGGAAAACAACAAATGAGGTTACAAAAGCAAATATATATCGTATTATACAAGAAGCACTTCAAAACATTCTTAAGCATGCAAAAGCAGAAAAGGTTACTTTAGCTTTTTCAAAAGACGACCAACATATTATTATCGAGCTAAAAGATAATGGTGTTGGTTTTAATTCAAAAAAAGGAAAAAAAGGAATTGGTATAAAAAATATTAGGTCAAGAGTGAAAAAACTAAATGGTTCTGTTGAGTTCTTATCAGAACTAAGCAAAGGAACTTCACTTATTATTAAAATACCTTATAAATTTGAGTAA
- a CDS encoding NAD(P)-dependent oxidoreductase produces MKKSIAIIGGGSSALITAAFLDPNKFNITIYEKKKSLGRKFLVAGDGGFNLSHGEAINKMITRYTPDTFLKQALLHFTNDDLRKWLLTIGIPTFVGSSNRVYPEKGIKPIEVLTKVKQFLIDKGVQLVYNYEWKGWNIKGELIFNNNEIINTDYTIFAMGGASWKITGSDGSWLETFKNKEINTLPFLPANCAYAIKWPKEFILKNEGQPLKNIALSCLDKTQKGELVTTKFGLEGNAIYALSTEIQSQLSIKKTATIYLDLKPMFSLNEVNQKINASQLRTVKDILKKALKLSPSQIDLIKTNLTKEEFTNKNILSEKIKALPFIIHSAAPLDEAISITGGISLNEVNENFELHKLKNNFCIGEMLDWNAPTGGYLLQACFSMGAYTAKYLNKKE; encoded by the coding sequence ATGAAAAAATCAATAGCGATCATTGGTGGAGGTTCTTCTGCTCTTATTACTGCTGCTTTCTTAGATCCTAATAAATTTAATATTACTATTTATGAAAAAAAGAAATCGTTAGGAAGAAAGTTTCTTGTTGCTGGTGATGGCGGGTTTAACCTCAGCCACGGAGAAGCTATTAATAAAATGATTACAAGATATACTCCTGATACTTTTTTAAAACAAGCCTTATTACATTTTACGAATGATGATTTACGTAAATGGTTACTAACTATTGGTATTCCAACTTTTGTGGGTAGTAGTAACAGAGTGTATCCTGAAAAAGGGATTAAGCCTATTGAAGTTCTTACCAAGGTTAAACAATTTTTAATTGATAAAGGTGTTCAATTGGTATACAATTATGAATGGAAAGGTTGGAATATTAAAGGTGAATTAATTTTTAATAACAATGAAATTATAAATACTGATTATACCATTTTTGCAATGGGTGGTGCTAGTTGGAAAATTACTGGTTCTGACGGCTCTTGGTTAGAAACATTTAAAAACAAAGAAATAAATACACTTCCTTTTTTACCTGCAAATTGTGCATATGCAATTAAATGGCCGAAAGAATTCATCTTAAAAAACGAAGGACAACCTTTAAAAAACATCGCTTTATCTTGCTTAGATAAAACACAAAAAGGTGAGCTAGTTACTACTAAATTCGGATTAGAGGGAAATGCTATTTATGCCTTGAGCACTGAAATACAATCGCAACTTTCAATAAAAAAAACAGCAACGATTTATCTTGATTTAAAACCAATGTTTAGTCTTAATGAAGTAAATCAGAAGATAAACGCTTCGCAATTAAGAACAGTAAAAGACATACTTAAGAAAGCACTAAAATTAAGTCCGTCTCAAATAGATCTTATAAAAACTAATTTAACAAAAGAAGAATTTACTAATAAAAATATATTATCAGAAAAAATAAAAGCTTTACCATTTATTATACATAGTGCTGCACCATTAGATGAGGCAATTTCTATTACTGGTGGAATTTCATTAAATGAAGTAAATGAAAACTTTGAACTTCATAAACTTAAAAATAATTTCTGCATTGGTGAAATGCTAGATTGGAATGCACCAACAGGAGGTTATTTATTACAAGCTTGTTTTAGTATGGGTGCTTATACTGCAAAATATTTGAATAAAAAAGAGTAA
- a CDS encoding acyl-CoA desaturase, whose translation MIIVVFMIILWYSGLFFQTFFLHRYSAHQTFTMSKFGEKACFFLTWLTQGSNYLSAYGYGVMHRLHHAYADTEKDPHSPKYDENLFKMMWRTKNIYQDINNNRIAIEDKFTKNVPQWKSFDNFASSKLSRLAWGALYVVFFAFFATAWWQWLFLPVAFLMAPIHGVIINWFAHIYGYVNFKVSDTSKNLLPFDFLMMGEGYHNNHHAHGGRANFGGVRWHEIDVTYCIMVVLDKMKLIKLK comes from the coding sequence ATGATAATAGTAGTTTTTATGATTATTTTATGGTATTCAGGATTGTTTTTTCAAACCTTTTTTTTACATAGATATTCAGCACATCAAACATTTACCATGTCTAAATTTGGTGAAAAAGCATGTTTTTTCTTAACATGGCTAACGCAAGGATCAAACTACTTAAGTGCTTATGGTTACGGTGTAATGCATAGATTGCATCATGCTTATGCAGATACAGAGAAAGATCCGCATTCACCAAAGTATGATGAGAATCTTTTTAAAATGATGTGGCGTACTAAAAATATTTATCAAGATATAAATAACAATAGAATTGCAATAGAAGATAAATTTACTAAAAACGTACCGCAGTGGAAGAGTTTTGATAATTTTGCAAGTTCTAAACTCTCTAGATTGGCTTGGGGAGCGCTATATGTAGTGTTTTTTGCCTTTTTTGCAACAGCTTGGTGGCAATGGTTATTTTTACCAGTTGCTTTTTTAATGGCACCAATACACGGTGTAATAATTAATTGGTTTGCTCACATTTATGGTTATGTAAACTTTAAAGTAAGCGATACCTCTAAAAATTTATTACCATTCGATTTTTTAATGATGGGAGAAGGGTACCATAATAATCATCATGCCCACGGAGGTCGAGCAAACTTCGGAGGTGTAAGATGGCATGAAATTGATGTTACTTATTGTATTATGGTTGTTTTAGATAAAATGAAATTAATTAAACTTAAATAA
- a CDS encoding sodium:solute symporter, translating into MQVIDWIVLSLTLLFIVFYGVWKTRGSKNAEEYIKGGSDSKWWTIGLSVMATQASAITFLSTPGQAFHSGMGFVQFYFGLPIAMVIICLVFIPIYHKLKVYTAYEYLEGRFDKKTRTLTAILFLIQRGLAAGITIFAPAIILSAVLGWDLVMLNIIIGFLVIIYTVSGGTKAVSVTQKQQMAVIFAGMFIAFYLILQYLPDGITFTKALEIAGASDKMKVIDFSWDLNNRYTVWTGILGGTFLMLSYFGTDQSQVQRYLSGKSVRESQLGLIFNGLLKVPMQFFILLVGVMVFVFYQFNTAPLNFNPKANNAVVNSEYALEYKDLEQQHIQIENKKKTLIFEGLTDENKKQLQELNEQDKSIKKQAKAVITKADAQVETNDKDYVFIHFILHNLPKGLIGLLLAVILSAAMSSTASELNALASTTVIDLYKRNVGKEYDDAHYVKMTKLFTLGWGILAISVACVANLFDNLIQLVNIIGSIFYGNVLGIFLLAFFFKYVKSNAVFIAAIITQLLIIYVWKADWLPFLWLNALGAGLVILIASVLQLFFNKK; encoded by the coding sequence ATGCAAGTAATCGATTGGATTGTACTTTCGTTAACATTATTATTTATTGTTTTTTACGGAGTTTGGAAAACAAGAGGAAGTAAAAATGCTGAAGAGTATATTAAAGGAGGAAGTGATAGTAAATGGTGGACGATTGGGTTGTCGGTAATGGCAACCCAAGCGAGCGCCATTACATTTTTATCTACACCAGGACAAGCATTTCATAGTGGTATGGGCTTTGTTCAGTTTTATTTCGGATTGCCAATAGCAATGGTTATTATTTGTTTGGTATTTATTCCGATTTATCATAAATTAAAAGTTTACACTGCTTACGAGTATCTAGAAGGTCGTTTTGATAAAAAAACAAGAACCTTAACAGCTATTCTGTTTTTAATTCAAAGAGGCTTAGCAGCTGGAATTACAATTTTTGCTCCCGCTATTATTTTATCAGCTGTGTTAGGTTGGGATTTAGTAATGCTAAACATCATTATTGGTTTTTTAGTAATTATTTATACTGTTTCTGGAGGAACAAAAGCAGTAAGTGTTACTCAGAAACAGCAAATGGCAGTGATTTTTGCAGGAATGTTTATTGCTTTTTATTTAATACTACAATATTTACCTGACGGAATAACTTTTACAAAAGCTTTAGAAATTGCTGGAGCATCTGATAAAATGAAAGTTATAGATTTCTCTTGGGATTTAAATAATCGTTATACTGTTTGGACAGGAATTTTAGGTGGAACTTTTTTAATGCTTTCTTACTTCGGAACAGATCAAAGTCAAGTACAACGTTATTTATCAGGGAAATCTGTTCGAGAAAGCCAGTTAGGTTTAATTTTTAATGGATTATTAAAAGTACCAATGCAGTTTTTTATCTTATTGGTGGGAGTAATGGTGTTTGTATTTTATCAATTTAATACAGCTCCTTTAAATTTTAATCCAAAAGCAAATAATGCAGTTGTAAATTCAGAATATGCATTAGAATATAAAGATTTAGAACAGCAGCATATTCAAATAGAAAATAAAAAGAAAACCCTAATTTTTGAAGGCTTAACAGATGAAAATAAAAAGCAACTTCAAGAATTAAACGAACAAGATAAATCAATAAAAAAACAAGCAAAAGCAGTAATTACAAAAGCAGATGCTCAGGTAGAAACAAATGATAAAGATTATGTTTTTATACATTTTATATTACACAATTTACCAAAAGGTTTAATCGGGTTATTATTGGCTGTTATTTTATCAGCAGCAATGTCGTCAACAGCTTCAGAATTAAATGCCTTAGCGTCGACAACAGTAATCGATTTATATAAGCGTAACGTAGGTAAAGAGTACGATGATGCACATTATGTGAAAATGACTAAATTGTTTACTTTAGGATGGGGAATTTTAGCTATATCTGTTGCTTGTGTGGCTAATCTATTTGATAACTTAATTCAGTTAGTAAATATTATAGGTTCTATTTTTTATGGAAATGTATTAGGAATTTTTCTTTTAGCTTTTTTCTTTAAATATGTGAAATCGAATGCCGTTTTTATCGCAGCAATTATTACACAGTTACTAATTATATATGTTTGGAAAGCAGATTGGTTACCGTTTTTATGGTTAAATGCTTTAGGAGCAGGTTTAGTTATTTTAATAGCCTCTGTATTACAACTGTTTTTTAATAAGAAATAA
- a CDS encoding DUF2911 domain-containing protein produces MKKIVLSLFVAAITLTTNAQIKTPAPSPSSKLEQAVGLTDVTLDYSRPGMRGRTIFGDLVPFNKVWRTGANANTKVTFSSNVTIDGKELKKGTYALYTKPAKDSWEIIFYTDADNWGTPRKWDDSKVALSTTAKVQPMPMKIETFTLSIDDITNGSAVLGILWENAYVGVKFNTPTDKGVEASIAKTMQGPSAGDYFSAAKYYLDEGKDIKKAKTWINKAVDMTKDKPRFWYSRQQALILAKAGDKKGAIKAAKASLAGAEKAGNADYIKMNKDFLSKM; encoded by the coding sequence ATGAAAAAAATAGTTTTAAGTTTATTTGTAGCTGCCATAACTCTAACTACAAATGCTCAAATAAAAACTCCAGCTCCTAGCCCTTCTTCTAAATTAGAACAAGCAGTTGGCTTAACAGATGTAACTCTTGACTACTCTAGACCAGGAATGAGAGGTAGAACAATTTTTGGAGATTTAGTTCCTTTTAATAAAGTATGGAGAACAGGAGCAAATGCAAACACAAAAGTAACCTTTAGTAGTAACGTTACTATTGACGGAAAAGAATTAAAGAAAGGAACTTATGCTTTATATACAAAACCAGCAAAAGATTCTTGGGAAATTATTTTTTATACTGATGCTGACAACTGGGGAACTCCTAGAAAATGGGACGATAGTAAAGTAGCGTTATCAACTACTGCAAAAGTTCAACCAATGCCTATGAAAATAGAAACTTTTACGCTTTCTATTGATGATATTACAAACGGCTCTGCTGTTTTGGGTATCTTATGGGAAAACGCTTATGTAGGTGTTAAATTTAACACACCTACTGACAAGGGAGTTGAAGCTAGTATTGCTAAAACAATGCAAGGACCATCTGCTGGAGATTATTTTAGTGCTGCAAAGTATTATTTAGATGAAGGAAAAGATATTAAGAAAGCTAAAACATGGATTAACAAAGCAGTTGATATGACTAAAGACAAGCCTCGTTTTTGGTATTCTCGTCAACAAGCATTAATCTTAGCAAAAGCTGGAGATAAAAAAGGAGCTATTAAAGCTGCAAAAGCATCTTTAGCTGGTGCTGAAAAAGCAGGAAATGCAGACTATATTAAAATGAATAAAGATTTTTTATCTAAAATGTAA
- a CDS encoding GNAT family N-acetyltransferase — translation MITTRKATLIDLPILLEFEQALINFERPFDVTLKDEKISYYDIKAMILSDDVEVIVAVDEEKIVGSGYARIEIAKPYLKHQNLGYLGFMYVKDSHRGKGINKLVIDALYAWTISNNIFEVRLDVYADNPGAIKAYEKAGFSKHLINMRRGLK, via the coding sequence ATGATAACAACTAGAAAAGCTACTTTAATAGATTTACCAATTCTTCTAGAATTTGAACAAGCGCTTATTAATTTTGAAAGACCTTTTGATGTTACTTTAAAGGACGAGAAAATATCATATTACGACATTAAAGCAATGATTTTGTCTGATGATGTAGAAGTAATTGTGGCTGTAGATGAAGAAAAAATTGTAGGTTCAGGATATGCGAGAATTGAAATAGCAAAACCATATTTAAAACATCAAAATTTGGGGTATTTAGGTTTTATGTATGTCAAAGATTCTCACAGGGGTAAAGGAATTAATAAATTAGTTATTGATGCTTTGTATGCTTGGACAATTTCGAATAATATATTTGAAGTTCGATTAGATGTATATGCTGATAACCCAGGAGCCATTAAAGCTTATGAAAAAGCAGGGTTTAGTAAGCATTTAATTAATATGAGAAGAGGTTTAAAATAA